A genome region from Paradevosia shaoguanensis includes the following:
- a CDS encoding COG4315 family predicted lipoprotein, translating into MTFSRLHGVVLGAAAFLALGSVASFADDYVGGAIKSAEIAGKQVLTDAKGMTLYTYDKDEAGKTNCYDKCATNWPPLAADASAKADGDFSIVDRTDGTKMWAYKGKPLYLWVKDTKAGDTTGDGVGGVWHTAYEE; encoded by the coding sequence ACTGCACGGCGTGGTTCTCGGCGCGGCCGCCTTCCTGGCGCTGGGCTCGGTGGCGAGCTTTGCCGATGATTATGTGGGCGGCGCCATCAAGTCCGCCGAGATCGCCGGCAAGCAGGTGCTCACCGACGCCAAGGGCATGACCCTTTACACCTACGACAAGGACGAAGCCGGCAAGACCAATTGCTACGACAAATGCGCCACGAACTGGCCCCCGCTGGCGGCCGATGCCAGCGCCAAGGCCGATGGTGACTTCAGCATCGTGGACCGCACCGACGGCACCAAGATGTGGGCCTACAAGGGCAAGCCGCTCTACCTCTGGGTCAAGGACACCAAGGCAGGCGATACGACCGGCGACGGCGTCGGCGGCGTATGGCACACTGCCTACGAGGAATAG